A stretch of the Papaver somniferum cultivar HN1 chromosome 6, ASM357369v1, whole genome shotgun sequence genome encodes the following:
- the LOC113288012 gene encoding chromatin remodeling protein EBS-like has protein sequence MAKTRPGKRDLDSYTIKGTNKVVKAGDCVLMRPSDTDKAPYVAKVEKIEADNRNNVKVKVRWYYRPEESIGGRRQFHGAKELFLSDHFDVQSAHTIEGKCTVHSFKNYTKLENVGTEDYFCRFEYKASTGGFTPDRVAVYCKCEMPYNPDDLMVQCEGCKDWFHPSCMGMTIEQAKKLERFLCADCSSEDEVKRSPNKFPVSPSAETKAEAKRRKK, from the exons ATGGCAAAGACTAGACCAGGCAAGAGAGATTTGGATTCTTACACCATCAAAGGAACTAACAAAGTTGtcaaag CTGGAGATTGTGTGCTGATGAGACCTTCAGATACTGATAAAGCACCATATGTAGCAAAAGTGGAGAAAATTGAAGCCGATAATCGCAACAATGTTAAGGTTAAAGTACGATGGTACTATCGGCCCGAAGAATCCATCGGGGGAAGAAGGCAGTTTCATGGAGCAAAAGAGTTGTTTCTTTCAGATCATTTTGATGTTCAAAGTGCTCATACTATTGAAGGAAAATGTACCGTTCACTCATTCAAGAACTATACTAAGCTTGAGAATGTTGGCACTGAAGATTATTTCTGCAGATTTGAGTATAAAGCTTCTACTGGTGGATTCACTCCTGATAGAGTTGCAGT GTATTGCAAATGTGAGATGCCTTATAACCCGGATGACCTCATGGTGCAGTGCGAGGGATGCAAGGATTG gtttcaTCCTTCGTGTATGGGCATGACCATTGAACAAGCGAAGAAATTAGAACGCTTTCTGTGTGCTGATTGTTCCTCCGAAGATGAGGTCAAAAGATCTCCGAACAAATTTCCAGTTTCACCATCAGCCGAAACTAAA GCCGAGGCAAAGCGCCGGAAGAAGTAA
- the LOC113290947 gene encoding subtilisin-like protease SBT2.4 encodes MSISLVSSQYASFLVAVVLFLLCSPIIKSSFADDQRAIYLVLMEGEPVAFRQSDATPFEEGKTLDPNSLASKAHAKRLVDSHDLLLQSTLKLGTYNKIYSFKHIVNGFAIHTTSSQAKILESARGVRLVEKDRGAKLMTTYSPQYLGLPTGVWSRKGGYRNAGEGIVVGVIDTGINPMHPSFAYDTTNPFTSNLSRFSGACETGPRFDVSACNGKIVSARYFSAGAQAVTPLNSSIDFLSPFDAVGHGSHVASTAAGNSMVPVIMNGFFYGFASGMAPRARIAVYKAIFPSVGTVADVVSAIDQAIIDGVDILTLSVGPDEPPEDTITFFNVFDIFMLFARRAGVFVVQAAGNKGPSPSTVVSFSPWAVGVAACSTDRSFPGTLILGDGQRISGVGLSGPTMGNGLLQYKLVLAKDAVKENGTFPKTPEYVEECQYPEALDPTAVQGSIVICSFSAGFANGTSTVTTIIDTARALGFAGFILVANPAYGEFIAEPIPFSVPGIMVPRLVDAKIIADYYEQQIYRDQSGFGRRYSGKAAIGDGRLAHFQGQAPVVSRFSSRGPDIIDSNRNPVDVLKPDILAPGHLVWAAWSPVSIFDQILMGQNYALLSGTSMATPHVSGIAALIKQFNPLWTPSMIASSISTTASKFDNRGEPIMAEGAEIDSLYPSTPFDIGAGLINPTRALDPGLVFESGFEDYINFLCSLPNVDPPTVKAMTGKLCNNSFACPSDLNVPSITISSLNGSRFMKRTVKSVATKTETYLCSVLQPPGIAINVTPSWFTINPKGIQDLYIKLEVNEVKDDFSFGEIVLTGSLDHIVRVPLAILRASVS; translated from the exons ATGTCGATTTCCTTAGTCTCATCACAGTACGCTAGCTTTCTTGTAGCTGTTGTTCTATTTCTATTGTGTTCACCGATCATCAAATCAAGCTTTGCAGACGATCAACGCGCAATATACCTGGTTTTAATGGAAGGAGAACCTGTAGCATTTCGCCAAAGCGATGCCACAccttttgaagaaggaaaaacactAGATCCAAACAG TCTGGCTTCAAAAGCCCATGCTAAACGCTTGGTGGACTCacatgatcttcttcttcaaagcaCTCTAAAGCTTGGGACTTACAATAAGATTTACAGCTTCAAACACATTGTTAATGGCTTCGCTATTCACACCACTTCTTCTCAA GCTAAAATACTTGAATCAGCTCGAGGGGTGAGGTTGGTAGAGAAAGATAGAGGTGCAAAGTTAATGACAACATATAGTCCTCAATACTTAGGACTACCTACAGGGGTATGGAGTCGAAAAGGAGGATATAGAAATGCTGGTGAAGGTATTGTCGTCGGAGTCATTGATACGGGCATCAACCCAATGCATCCAAGCTTTGCTTACGATACTACGAATCCATTTACGTCGAACTTATCTAGGTTTTCAGGTGCTTGTGAGACTGGACCTAGGTTTGATGTGAGTGCATGCAATGGGAAGATAGTCTCTGCTAGGTATTTCTCAGCTGGAGCTCAAGCTGTTACACCACTTAACTCATCAATAGACTTCTTATCACCTTTTGATGCAGTTGGGCACGGAAG CCACGTGGCATCAACCGCTGCTGGTAATTCTATGGTTCCAGTCATCATGAATGGTTTCTTTTATGGGTTCGCCAGTGGGATGGCTCCGCGTGCACG GATTGCTGTTTACAAGGCAATCTTTCCGAGTGTCGGAACAGTAGCAGATGTGGTTTCTGCAATTGATCAG GCAATTATAGACGGAGTAGATATCTTAACACTTTCAGTTGGACCAGATGAACCTCCAGAAGACACAATTACATTCTTCAATGTTTTCGACAtcttcatgttatttgctcgtcgTGCTGGAGTCTTTGTTGTCCAAGCAGCTGGTAATAAAGGGCCATCTCCATCCACAGTCGTTTCTTTCAGTCCTTGGGCAGTTGGTGTTGCTGCATGCAGCACAGACAGAAGTTTTCCAGGTACTCTTATTCTTGGAGATGGTCAAAGAATCTCGGGTGTCGGATTGTCAG GACCAACTATGGGAAACGGGTTACTACAATATAAGCTGGTGTTAGCCAAGGATGCAGTGAAGGAAAATGGGACATTTCCAAAGACACCAGAATATGTCGAAGAATGTCAATACCCTGAAGCATTAGATCCTACTGCAGTGCAGGGTAGTATTGTTATCTGCAGCTTCTCTGCTGGCTTTGCTAATGGgacctccactgtcaccaccatTATCGACACAGCTAGGGCATTAGGGTTCGCGGGCTTTATTCTAGTAGCTAACCCTGCTTACGGAGAATTCATCGCTGAACCCATTCCGTTCTCAGTTCCAGGAATTATGGTTCCAAGACTAGTTGATGCAAAA ATTATTGCCGATTACTATGAGCAGCAAATTTATAGGGATCAGAGTGGATTTGGTAGAAGATATAGTGGAAAGGCAGCAATTGGAGATGGAAGGTTAGCTCATTTTCAAGGTCAAGCGCCCGTTGTGAGTAGGTTCTCTTCAAGAGGACCAGATATTATTGACAGTAACAGGAATCCGGTAGACGTTCTTAAGCCAGATATTCTCGCACCAGGACACCTTGTATGGGCAGCTTGGAGTCCCGTTAGCATTTTTGATCAAATCCTTATGG GGCAAAATTACGCATTATTATCTGGAACAAGCATGGCAACTCCACATGTATCTGGAATTGCAGCATTAATCAAGCAATTCAATCCACTGTGGACTCCGTCAATGATCGCTTCTTCAATCTCCACAACAGCATCCAAGTTTGACAATCGCGGGGAACCAATAATGGCAGAAGGAGCTGAGATTGATAGCCTTTACCCGTCTACACCTTTCGATATCGGGGCTGGCCTAATAAATCCAACGCGTGCTTTGGATCCAGGACTAGTGTTTGAATCAG GATTTGAAGACTACATAAATTTCCTATGCTCATTGCCCAACGTCGATCCACCGACTGTAAAAGCAATGACCGGAAAATTGTGCAATAACTCGTTTGCGTGCCCGTCTGATCTCAACGTTCCTTCCATAACCATTTCATCTTTGaatggatcaagattcatgaAACGGACAGTTAAAAGTGTGGCAACGAAGACGGAGACATACTTATGTTCTGTTCTACAACCACCCGGGATTGCAATTAACGTAACTCCATCTTGGTTTACAATCAATCCAAAAGGGATACAGGATTTGTACATCAAACTCGAAGTGAACgaagttaaagatgattttagCTTCGGTGAGATTGTTCTTACAGGAAGTTTGGATCATATTGTTAGAGTACCATTAGCAATTTTACGTGCTTCAGTGTCTTAG